In Bacteroidota bacterium, the DNA window GATCGCCAGCCCTGCCAGCTCCGCCGCAACTACAGCAACACCACGGGCTTGTCCGAGTTTCATGGCTGACTGAATGTTCTTGTCATAGAACGCCGTTTCGATCGCGCACTCGTCGGGGGAGGTTCGTTCGATGACCTTCGTCAGACGCAAAAAGATGAGCGCCAGCCGTTTGGGGATCGCATCGAGTTTCTTTGCCTCGATAGCGCCGAACTCGACGAGCGTGATCTTGTTCGCGCTGCCGCCTACACAGTTGATGACACCATAACCCGTCACGACAGTGCCGGGGTCGATTCCGAGAATGATCATTGTCCGAAGCGCAAATTACGAAGGTGCGTTCGCTCGTCACAGCGAAGTCGCGGTTCGGTCATTGACTGGTGTTCGTCGTAATGAGCGCGACGAGAATGCTGAGGTCGACTGCGAGTCCGGTTCCGGAAAGCATATCACGATACTTGTGGTTCGGCGTGAGCGCCTCGACTCTGTTGAACTGGTTGTTAACCATCGAGAACCTGCCGGAATCGTCTTCGAACTCCAATACTGCATTGACCGGAACACGGTTATTCCAAACCATCCATTGCATTTCTTCGCCGGAGATGCTCGAATGCGTCGCGATCTG includes these proteins:
- the ruvC gene encoding crossover junction endodeoxyribonuclease RuvC translates to MIILGIDPGTVVTGYGVINCVGGSANKITLVEFGAIEAKKLDAIPKRLALIFLRLTKVIERTSPDECAIETAFYDKNIQSAMKLGQARGVAVVAAELAGLAIGEYAPRVVKRAVTGNGNASKEQVEFMVGKLLSIEAHDRKLPDAYDALAVAITHALKRTGRTATATNWKQFIDANPERIKKPR